The following coding sequences lie in one Vitis vinifera cultivar Pinot Noir 40024 chromosome 19, ASM3070453v1 genomic window:
- the LOC100265835 gene encoding transcription initiation factor TFIID subunit 6 isoform X2: protein MRHSKRTILTVNDVDSALKLRNVEPLYGFTSGGPRQFKRAAGHKDLFYVDDKDVEFKDLIEAPLPKTPLDTGVITHWLAIEGVQPAISENAPIEALAVPSDNKKSEYKEDGLPVDTKLPVKHVLSRELQLYFDKIKELTLSRSDSILFKEALVSLATDSGIHPLVPYFTYFIADEVTRNLNDFSILFALMRVARSLLQNQQIHIEPYLHQLMPSIITCLVAKRLGSRFSDNHWELRSFTANLVASVCKRYGHVYHNLQPRVTRTLLHAFLDPTKALPQHYGAIQGLAAFGPSVVRLLILPNLEPYLRLLEPEMQLEKQKNGMKRHEAWRVYGALLCAAGTCMYDRLKTFPNLLSPPTRAILKSNKKILPTKPKINPGKRKASTDNLMQQPPLKKLATDGSMGVMPINSLAVDKQGLTGGFSTSTAVGSSDVGLSSMSQQLASENISGGRREVGTRALKASAVLAQAWKDVNAGQLSASLFEYFGESMFCFTPSPELSLFL, encoded by the exons CCACTTTATGGCTTCACCTCTGGAGGTCCTAGGCAGTTTAAAAGAGCTGCTGGACATAAAGATTTGTTCTATGTTGATGACAAGGATGTAGAATTTAAAGAC TTGATTGAAGCACCCTTACCAAAAACACCTCTAGATACTGGAGTTATCACTCACTGGCTAGCTATTGAAGGAGTGCAACCTGCAATTTCTGAAAATGCTCCAATTGAAG cACTTGCTGTGCCTTCTGACAACAAAAAATCTGAATACAAAGAGGATGGGCTTCCTGTGGACACCAAATTACCTGTTAAGCATGTACTTTCAAGGGAGCTTCAG CTTTACTTTGACAAAATCAAAGAGCTTACCCTGAGTAGATCTGATTCTATCCTATTTAAAGAAGCATTAGTGAGCTTGGCAACAGACTCAGGAATTCATCCTTTAGTTccttattttacatatttcattGCTGATGAG GTCACACGGAATTTGAATGATTTCTCTATCCTGTTTGCTTTGATGCGTGTTGCCCGTAGCCTTCTCCAAAACCAGCAAATACACATAGAACCTTAT CTACACCAATTGATGCCATCTATTATTACTTGCCTTGTTGCGAAAAGGTTGGGGAGTAGATTCTCTGACAACCACTGGGAGCTTAGAAGCTTCACAGCTAACCTGGTCGCTTCAGTATGCAAGAG ATATGGGCATGTTTATCATAACCTCCAGCCACGTGTGACAAGGACTCTGCTCCATGCTTTCTTGGACCCAACAAAAGCATTGCCTCAACATTATGGGGCAATTCAGGGGTTGGCAGCATTTGGACCCAGTGTG gtTCGCTTGCTTATACTGCCTAATCTTGAGCCATACTTGCGACTTCTTGAGCCAGAAATGCAGCTTGAGAAGCAAAAGAATGGGATGAAGAGACATGAAGCCTGGCGTGTATATGGAGCCTTACTG TGTGCTGCTGGTACATGCATGTATGATCGGCTGAAGACATTCCCCAATTTGCTATCTCCGCCAACACGGGCCATCTTGAAGAGCAATAAAAAAATCTTGCCTACAAAACCAA AAATCAATCCAGGCAAACGCAAAGCAAGCACAGATAACTTAATGCAACAGCCACCGCTCAAGAAATTAGCAACAGATGGCTCAATGGGCGTTATGCCAATTAACTCCCTGGCAGTTGACAAGCAAGGGTTAACAGGAGGATTTTCTACTTCAACTGCTGTAGGAAGTTCTGATGTTGGTCTGTCATCAATGTCCCAGCAGTTAGCTAGTGAGAACATATCAGGAGGTAGAAGAGAGGTCGGTACTCGAGCCCTAAAAGCATCAGCTGTTCTTGCTCAGGCTTGGAAGGATGTCAATGCTGGGCAATTGTCGGCGTCATTGTTTGAATATTTTGGTGAAAGTATGTTTTGCTTCACTCCCTCACCTGAGTTGTCCCTGTTCTTGTAA
- the LOC100243513 gene encoding cell division protein FtsZ homolog 1, chloroplastic: MATLQLTNPNEFISSSSSSISTGFSHKALSSAAPGKCLSSKNTRGSLWKRRRFGVCCSFAPMESAKIKVVGVGGGGNNAVNRMIGSGLQGVDFYAINTDSQALLHSAASNPLQIGELLTRGLGTGGNPLLGEQAAEESKEAIANALKGSDLVFITAGMGGGTGSGAAPVVAQISKEAGYLTVGVVTYPFSFEGRKRSLQALEAIEKLQKNVDTLIVIPNDRLLDIADEQTPLQDAFLLADDVLRQGVQGISDIITIPGLVNVDFADVKAVMKDSGTAMLGVGVSSSKNRAEEAAEQATLAPLIGSSIQSATGVVYNITGGKDITLQEVNRVSQVVTSLADPSANIIFGAVVDDRYNGEIHVTIIATGFSQSFQKILLTDPKAAKLVDRVAGGQENKGLPIPLKSSNSPPAVPSRLPSRKLFF; this comes from the exons ATGGCCACTCTCCAGCTCACAAACCCCAATGAGTTCATCTCATCCTCCTCTTCCTCCATTTCTACTGGGTTCTCCCACAAGGCACTCTCTTCAGCTGCTCCTGGGAAGTGCCTTTCCTCTAAAAATACGCGGGGAAGTCTTTggaaacgacgccgttttggtGTGTGCTGTTCGTTTGCGCCCATGGAATCGGCTAAGATTAAGGTTGTGGGTGTCGGTGGTGGGGGCAACAATGCCGTTAATCGGATGATTGGAAGCGGATTACAG GGTGTTGATTTCTATGCAATAAATACAGACTCTCAAGCTCTATTACACTCTGCGGCTTCGAACCCTCTCCAAATTGGAGAACTTTTGACTCGTGGACTAG GTACGGGTGGGAATCCACTTTTGGGGGAACAGGCTGCTGAGGAATCAAAGGAAGCCATTGCAAATGCTCTCAAGGGTTCAGATCTTGTGTTTATAACAGCAGGTATGGGTGGGGGTACAGGTTCTGGGGCTGCCCCAGTTGTTGCCCAAATATCTAAGGAAGCGGGTTATTTGACTGTTGGGGTGGTCACCTACCCTTTCAGCTTTGAAGGACGTAAAAGATCACTGCAG GCATTGGAGGCTATTGAAAAGTTGCAAAAGAATGTTGACACACTAATAGTAATTCCCAATGATCGTCTGCTGGATATTGCCGATGAACAGACACCTCTTCAGGATGCTTTCCTGCTTGCTGATGATGTTTTGCGCCAAGGGGTGCAAGGGATTTCAGACATAATTACA ATACCCGGGCTGGTAAATGTTGATTTTGCAGATGTAAAGGCAGTCATGAAGGACTCTGGAACTGCAATGCTTGGAGTGGGGGTTTCTTCCAGCAAAAACCGTGCAGAAGAAGCAGCCGAACAGGCAACTTTGGCTCCTCTAATTGGATCCTCTATCCAATCTGCTACAGGTGTTGTCTACAATATTACTGGGGGAAAGGACATAACCTTGCAAGAAGTTAATAGAGTGTCTCAG GTTGTTACAAGTCTGGCCGATCCTTCAGCTAACATAATATTTGGAGCTGTTGTGGACGACCGCTACAATGGGGAGATTCATGTGACTATAATTGCAACCGGGTTCTCCCAGTCTTTCCAGAAGATACTTCTAACAGACCCCAAGGCAGCAAAGCTAGTGGACAGAGTAGCAGGAGGTCAAGAAAACAAAGGACTACCCATCCCCCTCAAATCCTCTAACTCACCTCCCGCTGTTCCATCTCGGTTGCCTTCTAGAAAGCTCTTCTTTTAa